The following are encoded in a window of Mannheimia varigena genomic DNA:
- a CDS encoding TatD family hydrolase, which translates to MLFDTHIHLDQFSDEEIEQILHQPNLQGVLAVATDLASCERLLELKERYSNLYITAGFHPEQVLPSEKEIEKLFDFIAKNHKNLTACGEVGLPHYLKRENPALDYQPYIDLLERFIVASKRYNLPLNLHIVYEDTEIALELLARHQIQKAHFHWFKASNETLEKLLLTPYFVSLTPDILTNPKTQKVAQTFPLERLLIETDAPWQHEGFKPVEITQQLFAVIKKLAEIKQLPEKVVAEQISQNTYSFYLTK; encoded by the coding sequence ATGCTTTTCGATACCCATATCCATCTCGATCAATTTTCAGATGAAGAAATTGAGCAAATCTTACATCAACCTAATTTACAAGGTGTGCTTGCTGTTGCAACGGATTTAGCCAGTTGTGAAAGATTATTAGAACTAAAAGAGCGGTATTCTAATCTCTACATTACGGCTGGTTTTCACCCAGAGCAAGTATTACCTTCGGAGAAGGAAATCGAAAAACTTTTTGATTTTATTGCAAAAAATCATAAAAATTTGACCGCTTGTGGCGAAGTGGGACTGCCGCATTATCTGAAGCGAGAAAATCCGGCATTAGATTATCAGCCTTATATTGATTTGTTAGAGCGTTTTATTGTGGCAAGCAAGCGGTATAATTTGCCGTTAAATTTGCATATTGTGTATGAGGATACGGAAATTGCCCTTGAATTGCTGGCAAGACATCAAATTCAAAAAGCCCATTTCCATTGGTTTAAAGCAAGTAATGAAACGTTGGAAAAATTGCTTTTAACCCCTTATTTTGTTAGTCTTACGCCCGATATTTTGACTAACCCGAAAACGCAAAAAGTCGCTCAGACGTTTCCGTTAGAACGGCTTTTAATTGAAACTGATGCCCCTTGGCAACACGAGGGATTTAAGCCTGTAGAAATTACTCAGCAACTTTTTGCCGTAATTAAAAAATTGGCAGAAATTAAACAGTTGCCAGAAAAAGTGGTGGCAGAACAGATCAGCCAAAATACGTATTCATTTTATCTCACTAAATAG
- a CDS encoding DMT family transporter gives MKNHQPIKGAIAIITAGVLFACINTLIPKLTSISPIDSSVIALVQYLIAFVFLVPSMNNVGFFSSLKTAHFGQHCLRIFLSAIGIQCWTMALANQLPIWQGIALLMTSPLFVTIGSGLFLKEHVGKRRWVATALGFVGAMIILEPWSDNFNLIALLPLAAAFFWAGYSLMVKKLSRYDSPTTMVAYLFILITPFNLLIALTNLSPSGFSLPSWSDFGFLILLGFLTALAQLAVAKAYNLADASYIQPFDFIKLPLNVLAGWLVFNWVPPGKLWLGAAIIIAATVYITYVEGKEAAV, from the coding sequence ATGAAAAACCATCAACCGATTAAAGGGGCAATTGCAATTATCACCGCAGGTGTGTTGTTTGCCTGCATTAATACGCTTATTCCAAAGCTGACTTCCATCTCGCCGATTGACTCTAGTGTGATTGCATTAGTGCAATATCTGATTGCGTTTGTGTTTCTTGTGCCAAGTATGAATAATGTCGGCTTTTTCTCATCATTAAAAACGGCACATTTTGGGCAACATTGTCTTCGTATTTTTCTTTCCGCAATCGGTATTCAGTGTTGGACAATGGCATTAGCTAACCAATTACCGATTTGGCAGGGTATTGCGTTACTGATGACATCGCCACTCTTTGTTACCATCGGTTCTGGGTTATTTTTAAAAGAACACGTCGGCAAAAGACGCTGGGTTGCCACCGCACTTGGTTTTGTAGGAGCAATGATTATTTTAGAGCCGTGGAGCGATAATTTTAACTTGATTGCATTATTACCACTTGCCGCAGCCTTTTTCTGGGCGGGCTATTCATTGATGGTTAAAAAACTTTCCCGTTATGACAGCCCAACAACAATGGTTGCTTATCTGTTTATCTTAATCACGCCCTTTAACTTGTTGATTGCTTTAACTAATCTTAGCCCAAGCGGATTTAGCCTTCCTTCGTGGAGTGATTTCGGCTTTTTAATTTTACTCGGTTTTTTAACCGCTCTCGCTCAATTAGCAGTAGCAAAAGCCTATAATTTAGCAGATGCTTCTTACATTCAACCGTTTGATTTTATTAAGTTACCGCTCAATGTATTAGCCGGCTGGCTCGTTTTTAACTGGGTACCTCCGGGCAAATTATGGCTAGGAGCTGCTATTATTATTGCTGCAACAGTTTATATTACTTATGTGGAAGGAAAAGAAGCCGCTGTATAG
- the nrdA gene encoding class 1a ribonucleoside-diphosphate reductase subunit alpha → MNKSLMVKKRDGTREQLSLDKIHRVITWAADGLENVSVSQVELRSHIQFYEGIRTTDIHETIIKAAADLISKETPDYQYLAARLAIFHLRKKAYGQFEPPHLYAHVKKLVALGRYDADLLSDYTPEEWETMNGFIDHGRDMMFSYAAVKQLEGKYLVQNRVTGEIYESAQFLYLLVAACLFSKYPTESRLDYIRRFYDATSTFKISLPTPIMAGVRTPTRQFSSCVLIECDDSLDSINATSAAIVKYVSQRAGIGVNAGAIRALGSPIRGGEAFHTGCIPFYKHFQTAVKSCSQGGVRGGAATVYFPIWHLEAENLMVLKNNRGVEENRARHMDYGVQINKMMYQRLIKGGEISLFSPSDVPGLYEAFFADQAKFEQLYLQYEQDLSIRQRKVKAVELFSLLMQERASTGRIYIQNVDHCNTHSPFDPRVAPIRQSNLCLEIALPTKPLAHFYDEQGEIALCTLSAFNLGTLSDLDELEELADLVVRALDALLDYQDYPVFAARNSSLNRRALGVGVINYAYYLAKNQVRYSDGSANNLTHRTFEAIQYYLLKASMNLAKERGRCSYFDQTTYAKGLLPIDTYKKELDELTREPLHYDWDQLRQDILQFGLRNSTLTALMPSETSSQISNATNGIEPPRGYISVKASKDGILKQVVPEYERLKTHYELLWDIPNMDGYLHLVGIMQKFVDQAISANTNYDPTRFADGKVPMKVLLKDLLTAYKYGLKTLYYQNTRDGAEDAQDDLDEGCAGGACKI, encoded by the coding sequence ATGAATAAGAGTTTAATGGTAAAAAAGCGTGATGGTACACGTGAGCAACTCAGCTTGGATAAAATTCATCGAGTGATCACTTGGGCAGCAGATGGATTAGAGAATGTCTCAGTTTCACAAGTAGAACTACGTTCTCACATTCAATTTTATGAAGGTATTCGAACCACTGATATTCACGAAACAATTATTAAGGCAGCAGCTGATTTAATCAGCAAGGAAACGCCAGATTACCAATATTTGGCAGCACGGTTGGCGATTTTTCATCTACGCAAAAAAGCTTATGGGCAGTTTGAACCACCGCATTTATATGCACACGTTAAAAAATTAGTTGCTCTAGGTAGATATGATGCGGATTTGCTGAGTGACTACACACCCGAAGAATGGGAGACAATGAATGGTTTTATTGATCATGGGCGGGATATGATGTTTTCCTATGCTGCTGTAAAACAGTTGGAAGGGAAGTATTTAGTACAGAACCGTGTTACTGGAGAGATCTACGAATCTGCTCAGTTCTTGTATTTATTGGTGGCCGCCTGTTTATTTTCCAAATATCCGACAGAAAGTAGATTAGATTATATTCGCCGTTTTTATGATGCGACTTCCACTTTTAAAATTTCTTTGCCAACACCGATTATGGCTGGGGTAAGAACACCTACCCGTCAATTTAGTTCCTGTGTATTGATTGAATGTGATGACAGTTTAGATTCTATCAATGCAACCTCTGCAGCAATCGTTAAATATGTTTCACAGCGTGCTGGGATCGGTGTTAATGCCGGTGCAATTCGGGCATTAGGTAGCCCAATCCGTGGTGGGGAAGCATTTCATACTGGTTGTATTCCCTTTTATAAACATTTTCAAACTGCGGTAAAATCTTGCTCTCAAGGTGGTGTTCGCGGTGGGGCTGCTACAGTGTATTTCCCAATTTGGCATTTGGAAGCAGAAAATTTAATGGTATTAAAAAATAACCGTGGTGTGGAAGAGAACCGTGCTCGCCATATGGATTACGGGGTACAGATTAATAAAATGATGTATCAACGTTTAATTAAAGGCGGTGAGATTAGCTTATTTAGCCCGTCAGATGTACCGGGGTTATATGAAGCGTTTTTTGCTGATCAAGCTAAATTTGAGCAACTTTATTTGCAATATGAGCAAGACCTGAGCATTCGGCAACGTAAAGTTAAAGCTGTAGAATTGTTTTCATTACTGATGCAAGAACGAGCTTCAACAGGACGAATTTATATTCAGAATGTTGATCACTGTAACACTCATAGTCCATTTGACCCTCGTGTTGCACCGATACGCCAATCGAATCTCTGCTTAGAAATTGCCTTGCCAACTAAGCCGCTCGCACATTTTTATGATGAACAAGGGGAAATCGCATTATGTACATTATCGGCATTTAATTTAGGTACACTCAGTGATTTAGATGAGTTAGAAGAATTGGCTGATTTGGTTGTTCGTGCACTAGATGCTCTATTAGATTATCAAGATTATCCGGTATTTGCTGCACGTAACAGCTCATTAAATCGTCGCGCATTAGGTGTAGGCGTGATTAACTATGCTTACTATTTAGCTAAAAATCAGGTGCGTTATTCCGATGGCAGTGCCAATAATTTAACTCACCGCACTTTTGAAGCGATTCAATATTATTTATTAAAAGCTTCAATGAATTTAGCCAAAGAACGGGGGCGTTGTAGCTATTTTGACCAAACCACCTACGCCAAAGGGCTGTTACCTATTGATACTTATAAGAAAGAACTAGATGAATTAACCCGAGAGCCGCTTCATTATGATTGGGATCAGCTACGTCAGGATATTCTGCAATTTGGTTTGCGCAATTCCACTTTAACTGCCTTAATGCCATCGGAAACTTCCTCGCAAATTTCAAATGCCACCAACGGGATTGAGCCACCTCGAGGCTATATTAGTGTTAAAGCTTCAAAAGACGGAATTTTAAAACAAGTAGTGCCGGAGTATGAACGTTTGAAAACACATTATGAACTGCTTTGGGATATTCCAAATATGGATGGCTATTTACATTTGGTTGGTATTATGCAGAAATTTGTTGACCAAGCGATTTCTGCGAATACTAATTATGACCCAACCCGTTTTGCAGATGGCAAAGTGCCGATGAAGGTATTATTAAAAGATCTATTAACAGCGTATAAATATGGATTAAAAACCCTTTATTACCAAAATACCCGTGATGGAGCAGAAGATGCACAAGACGATCTAGATGAAGGCTGTGCTGGTGGTGCTTGTAAAATTTAA